From Myxococcales bacterium, a single genomic window includes:
- a CDS encoding 3-hydroxyacyl-CoA dehydrogenase, whose product MDAKGKVALVTGGASGLGRATVEALVGAGAKVVIVDRAKETGEALAKELGDAVRFVETDVTSEPAMLAAIATAKKDLGGLHIVVGCAGIGTAGRLVSKGGPLPLDLFALTISVNLIGMFNMMRLAAHAMQDNEPSSEGERGVIVTTASIAAFDGQIGQVAYSASKAGVSGMTLPVARELSRTGIRVVCIAPGLFDTPMMAGLPEEARKSLEATVPFPPRLGRPAEYAKVVLAIVDNPMLNGETIRLDGALRMAPK is encoded by the coding sequence GTGGACGCGAAAGGCAAAGTTGCACTCGTCACCGGCGGAGCTTCGGGTCTCGGCAGAGCCACCGTGGAGGCCCTGGTTGGCGCCGGCGCCAAGGTCGTGATCGTCGACCGCGCCAAGGAGACCGGCGAGGCACTCGCCAAAGAGCTCGGCGACGCCGTGCGTTTCGTCGAAACGGACGTGACCAGCGAGCCGGCCATGCTCGCCGCCATCGCGACGGCGAAGAAAGACCTTGGCGGTCTGCACATCGTCGTCGGGTGTGCGGGCATCGGCACCGCGGGGCGGCTCGTCAGCAAGGGAGGGCCGCTGCCGCTCGACCTGTTCGCGCTCACCATCAGCGTGAACCTCATCGGCATGTTCAACATGATGCGCCTGGCCGCCCACGCCATGCAGGACAACGAGCCGAGCAGCGAGGGCGAGCGCGGGGTGATCGTGACCACCGCGAGCATCGCAGCGTTCGATGGTCAGATCGGACAGGTGGCGTACAGCGCGTCGAAGGCCGGTGTGTCCGGCATGACCTTGCCAGTCGCCCGTGAGCTGTCGCGCACCGGGATCCGCGTCGTGTGCATCGCGCCCGGGCTGTTCGACACCCCGATGATGGCGGGGCTGCCGGAAGAGGCACGCAAGAGCCTCGAAGCAACGGTGCCCTTCCCGCCGCGACTTGGGCGGCCTGCGGAGTACGCCAAGGTCGTGCTCGCCATCGTCGACAACCCGATGCTGAACGGTGAGACGATCCGCCTCGACGGCGCATTACGCATGGCGCCGAAGTGA
- a CDS encoding YtxH domain-containing protein: MVVDVAAELGKIAVKKLAEVKPEDAARAVRAIGGTSLLVPGAGAFVVGVAVGAGLGVIFAPRAGRETRRALRARVRAEIDAFRARRFAR; encoded by the coding sequence ATGGTGGTCGACGTCGCTGCGGAGCTCGGGAAGATCGCGGTGAAGAAGCTCGCGGAGGTCAAACCCGAGGACGCTGCGCGAGCCGTGCGTGCAATCGGAGGGACCTCACTCCTCGTGCCCGGTGCGGGTGCCTTTGTCGTCGGCGTTGCAGTGGGGGCGGGACTCGGCGTGATTTTCGCGCCGCGCGCCGGACGCGAGACCCGCCGCGCGTTGCGCGCTCGGGTGCGCGCGGAGATCGACGCCTTCCGCGCCCGGCGCTTCGCCCGCTGA
- a CDS encoding DUF1993 domain-containing protein, which produces MQEIYHANIVQISKLLGNLDAWLDKASEQATKRSFDMQVLLNDRLAPDMFPLIRQVQSACDAAKFLAARLAGKEAPKHPDTEQTLDEIRVRVRAVREYLGSFKPADFAEADSRVVPLTFMEGKGLSGRDYMIEFAVPNFFFHVTTAYAILRHNGVDVGKYDYIGAINLRDL; this is translated from the coding sequence ATGCAGGAAATTTATCACGCGAACATCGTTCAGATCTCCAAGCTGCTCGGTAACCTCGACGCCTGGCTCGACAAGGCCTCCGAGCAAGCAACCAAACGCAGCTTCGACATGCAGGTGCTGCTCAACGATCGCCTGGCCCCGGACATGTTCCCGCTCATCCGACAGGTGCAGTCCGCCTGCGACGCCGCGAAGTTCCTGGCGGCGCGGCTGGCCGGCAAGGAAGCGCCCAAACACCCGGACACCGAGCAGACGCTCGACGAGATCAGGGTGCGGGTCCGCGCGGTGCGCGAGTACCTGGGCAGCTTCAAGCCGGCGGACTTCGCCGAGGCGGACTCCCGGGTGGTCCCGCTCACGTTCATGGAGGGCAAGGGGCTCAGCGGGCGCGACTACATGATCGAGTTCGCCGTCCCGAACTTCTTCTTCCACGTCACCACCGCGTACGCGATCCTGCGGCACAACGGCGTGGACGTGGGCAAGTACGACTACATCGGTGCCATCAACCTCCGCGACCTCTAG
- a CDS encoding IgGFc-binding protein: MAKVWSGRFVHTAFGIGLGALLVWSCSAGGNGGGGPGLGGNAGVGGTAGDASVDAPPFDGAGGNAGDGALNLDAIGGDGCVAKCSTDFHKVLSCQGVELQTCSGANGCDPGSGKCENACSVAEKTKQSVGCEYFPTFMEVNDSSFWKGDQICFAVIVANTWDTPAKISVELNGAPIDIDKYAYVPQGSGPSLKLNATSVTQGIAPGGVAILFLAGAQGTEKAHCPVPAAMTTGPMVHGTGKSHAFHLKTDVPVVSYQISPYGGGNAAVTGASLLIPTSAWDTNYIAVNAYKYGIAPPSMNVIAKEDGTDVTLVPVATVTGGGGLPSGAANTPITFSLDAGEMAQFSQNAELTGSVLSSNKPIGLMGGQMSMNVPVGVPYADHAEQMIPPVRAMGSEYVGVMHRPRKTEPAVWRLVGAVDGTNLTWTGGVTGPATLGRGEVAELQTGTPFVVKSQDDQHPFMLFQLMTGSTFVSGMDGYGDADFVLMVPPQQYMPRYVFFADPTYPETNLVLVRGKLGGQFADVTLDCAGVVSGWQPIGDYEWTRVDLSTGNFQSVGGCSTGRHEMSSDAPFGVTVWGWGTPLTSTFTSNVSYGYPAGMNIVPINPVVVPPIPK; encoded by the coding sequence ATGGCCAAGGTTTGGAGCGGGCGCTTTGTGCACACTGCGTTCGGGATCGGGTTGGGCGCGCTCTTGGTGTGGAGTTGCTCGGCCGGAGGCAACGGCGGCGGCGGACCGGGCCTCGGTGGGAACGCGGGGGTCGGCGGAACGGCCGGCGACGCCAGCGTCGACGCGCCGCCCTTCGACGGGGCGGGGGGCAACGCCGGGGACGGCGCGCTGAACCTCGACGCCATCGGCGGTGACGGCTGTGTCGCCAAGTGCTCCACGGATTTTCACAAGGTCCTGAGCTGTCAGGGGGTTGAGCTCCAGACGTGCAGCGGAGCGAACGGCTGTGATCCCGGCAGTGGCAAGTGCGAGAACGCCTGCAGTGTCGCCGAGAAGACCAAACAGTCGGTGGGCTGTGAGTACTTCCCCACGTTCATGGAGGTGAACGACTCCAGTTTCTGGAAGGGGGACCAGATCTGTTTTGCGGTGATCGTGGCCAACACCTGGGACACGCCCGCCAAGATCAGCGTCGAGCTGAACGGCGCGCCCATCGACATCGACAAGTACGCCTACGTGCCGCAGGGGTCCGGTCCGAGCTTGAAGCTCAACGCCACCAGCGTGACCCAGGGGATCGCGCCAGGCGGCGTCGCGATCCTCTTCCTGGCGGGCGCACAGGGCACGGAGAAGGCGCACTGTCCGGTCCCTGCGGCCATGACGACCGGCCCTATGGTGCACGGCACGGGCAAGAGCCACGCGTTCCATCTGAAGACGGACGTGCCAGTGGTCAGCTATCAGATCAGCCCCTACGGCGGTGGCAACGCTGCGGTGACAGGGGCGTCACTGCTGATCCCGACCAGCGCCTGGGACACGAACTACATCGCCGTGAACGCCTACAAGTACGGCATCGCGCCGCCGTCCATGAACGTGATTGCAAAAGAGGACGGAACGGACGTGACGCTGGTGCCGGTAGCGACGGTGACGGGCGGCGGTGGCTTGCCGAGCGGCGCGGCCAACACACCCATCACGTTCAGCCTCGACGCCGGCGAGATGGCGCAGTTCTCGCAGAACGCGGAGCTGACCGGCAGTGTGCTCTCGTCGAACAAACCCATTGGGCTCATGGGCGGTCAGATGTCGATGAATGTGCCCGTGGGAGTGCCGTATGCCGATCACGCGGAGCAGATGATCCCGCCGGTGCGGGCGATGGGCAGCGAGTACGTCGGCGTGATGCACCGCCCGCGCAAGACCGAGCCAGCGGTGTGGCGTCTGGTCGGGGCGGTCGACGGGACGAACCTGACGTGGACGGGCGGTGTGACCGGTCCTGCGACGCTCGGCCGGGGCGAGGTGGCGGAGCTCCAGACCGGCACGCCGTTCGTGGTCAAGAGCCAGGACGACCAGCATCCGTTCATGCTCTTCCAGCTGATGACGGGCTCGACGTTCGTGTCCGGTATGGACGGGTACGGTGACGCCGACTTCGTGCTGATGGTCCCGCCACAGCAGTACATGCCCCGCTACGTGTTCTTCGCCGATCCGACCTATCCGGAGACGAATCTGGTGCTCGTGCGCGGCAAGCTCGGCGGCCAGTTCGCGGACGTCACCCTCGACTGTGCCGGTGTGGTGAGTGGCTGGCAGCCGATTGGGGACTACGAGTGGACGCGCGTGGATCTCTCGACGGGCAACTTCCAATCCGTCGGCGGCTGCTCCACCGGTCGCCACGAGATGTCGAGCGACGCGCCGTTCGGCGTGACGGTCTGGGGCTGGGGCACGCCGCTCACCTCGACCTTCACCAGCAACGTCTCTTACGGCTACCCCGCCGGCATGAACATCGTGCCGATCAACCCGGTGGTGGTCCCGCCGATCCCGAAGTAG
- a CDS encoding beta-lactamase family protein, producing MPNGRIDVPSDPAQVSARRTIDAAVLREARMTRAACDAIWRSVERLYRTGVHPAIGLCIRRRGHVVLDGAIGHARGNGPDEPAAARAVLATPATPFGLFSASKAVTAIVIHLLEERGALRLEDRVADYVPGFARHGKGGVTIAHLLAHRAGVPRVPGSSEQPEILFDLEECVERLCDAKPSHAPGRRLEYHALSGGYLLGAIVRQATGHSVNEVVRKEILDPLGFDLMGYGVPREREDDVAKNHVTGRKMAFPLSIVTRRALGLTWEQATRLSNDPRFYRRVIPSANVIGTANEVSRLFELLLRGGELGGKRILEARTLQRAYAETAYMELDRVLLFPVRYGQGLMLGAPRISPFGPGLGKAFGHIGFMNVFCYADPERDIAVSLMTTGKILFDTHLPFLVDVLWKIARQCTPIHAAAA from the coding sequence ATGCCGAACGGGCGAATCGACGTGCCATCGGATCCCGCGCAGGTGAGCGCGCGGCGGACGATCGACGCCGCGGTCCTGCGCGAAGCGCGCATGACGCGAGCGGCCTGTGACGCAATCTGGCGCAGCGTGGAGCGCCTGTACCGGACCGGCGTCCACCCGGCGATTGGACTCTGCATACGCCGTCGCGGGCACGTGGTGCTAGATGGCGCCATCGGGCATGCTCGCGGAAACGGGCCGGACGAGCCGGCTGCCGCGCGCGCCGTGCTTGCCACGCCAGCGACGCCGTTCGGGCTCTTCTCGGCATCCAAGGCGGTGACCGCGATTGTCATCCACTTGCTCGAAGAGCGCGGCGCTCTGCGGCTCGAGGATCGAGTGGCGGACTACGTGCCCGGCTTCGCAAGACACGGCAAGGGTGGAGTGACCATCGCGCATTTGCTCGCTCACCGGGCGGGCGTGCCGCGCGTGCCGGGATCGAGCGAGCAGCCGGAGATCTTGTTCGATCTCGAGGAGTGCGTAGAGCGACTGTGCGACGCCAAGCCCAGCCATGCCCCCGGTCGCAGGCTGGAATATCACGCGCTCTCCGGGGGCTACCTGCTCGGCGCCATCGTGAGACAGGCGACGGGCCACAGTGTGAACGAGGTCGTCCGAAAGGAGATCCTGGACCCGCTCGGCTTTGATCTCATGGGTTACGGTGTGCCGCGCGAGCGCGAGGACGACGTGGCCAAGAACCACGTCACCGGGCGCAAGATGGCATTTCCCCTCTCGATCGTGACGCGGCGTGCGCTCGGCCTGACCTGGGAGCAGGCGACGCGGCTCTCGAACGATCCGCGCTTTTACCGGCGCGTCATCCCCTCGGCGAACGTCATCGGCACGGCCAACGAAGTGAGCCGCCTGTTCGAGCTCCTCTTGCGCGGCGGCGAGCTCGGCGGCAAGCGCATTCTCGAGGCCCGGACCCTCCAGCGCGCCTACGCGGAGACCGCGTACATGGAGCTCGACCGCGTGCTCTTGTTCCCGGTGCGCTACGGGCAGGGGCTGATGCTCGGCGCCCCGCGCATCAGCCCCTTCGGCCCCGGGCTCGGCAAGGCCTTCGGTCACATCGGCTTCATGAACGTCTTCTGCTACGCCGATCCCGAGCGCGACATCGCGGTGTCGTTGATGACTACGGGCAAGATCCTCTTCGACACACACCTGCCCTTTCTCGTCGACGTGCTGTGGAAGATCGCCCGGCAGTGCACACCGATCCACGCCGCCGCTGCTTGA
- a CDS encoding serine/threonine protein kinase, which translates to MSLTVGQVVGGRYRIDGMQGGGGFGAVFRATQLNLNRTVALKVLHAGLVVTEGALERFRREAELAQQLKSPNTVRVYDFGTTDHGLPFIVWEFLEGRPLDALIAAEGPMPPARVAHVARQVLKALMEAHAAGIVHRDIKPANLVLTDFPGEPDFVKVLDFGVAKTLDASAAPMTVGASPIGTPSYMSPEQVRNEPVGPAADLYSLGLTMGELLAGRVIVMGRSIVDVFLTHSSAEPLTLPHEVVASPLGGVIQRATQKSLQLRYASAAGMLMDLERAMGGAVGASVPAMGLAATLNAHGTEPPPTPLSPYYPQPSATPAQTGGGAQIISQAPAAGGGTNIALALFAGFVALGLFVVVAAAGVIFFLRPTSTPTASPARAPAAGAGVAPANEQPTELGARSGKGFDGLGATTVGMRIHPAGWKLVGEPIKNLEGTYTSSQMEISRGVDKGTVTIYRFDDEEEAKKTQSILRQKRGSAVERQSAAIIEVLVPQNETEAAKLLQLIKGA; encoded by the coding sequence GTGAGTTTGACGGTAGGACAGGTCGTCGGCGGTCGTTACCGCATCGACGGAATGCAAGGAGGAGGCGGTTTTGGCGCCGTCTTTCGCGCCACGCAGCTCAACCTGAACCGCACCGTCGCGCTCAAGGTCCTGCACGCGGGACTTGTGGTCACCGAGGGCGCGCTCGAGCGATTCCGCCGGGAAGCGGAGCTGGCGCAGCAACTCAAGAGCCCTAACACCGTGCGGGTGTACGACTTCGGCACGACGGATCACGGGCTCCCTTTCATCGTGTGGGAGTTCCTCGAGGGTCGCCCGCTCGATGCGCTGATCGCAGCCGAAGGCCCGATGCCTCCCGCCCGCGTGGCGCACGTTGCCCGGCAGGTGTTGAAGGCGCTGATGGAAGCACACGCCGCCGGCATCGTGCACCGTGACATCAAACCTGCGAACCTCGTGCTCACGGATTTTCCCGGCGAGCCGGACTTCGTGAAGGTGCTCGACTTCGGTGTCGCCAAGACGCTGGACGCGAGCGCCGCGCCGATGACCGTCGGCGCCTCGCCCATCGGCACACCGAGCTATATGTCGCCGGAGCAGGTCAGGAACGAGCCGGTCGGGCCCGCCGCAGATCTCTACTCACTCGGTCTCACGATGGGCGAGCTGCTCGCGGGGCGTGTCATCGTGATGGGGCGTTCGATCGTCGACGTGTTCTTGACGCACTCGTCGGCGGAACCGCTGACCTTGCCGCACGAGGTCGTTGCGAGCCCCCTCGGCGGCGTGATCCAGCGAGCGACCCAGAAATCACTGCAGCTCCGCTACGCCTCGGCTGCCGGGATGTTGATGGACCTCGAGCGCGCGATGGGGGGCGCCGTCGGAGCGTCCGTGCCCGCGATGGGGCTCGCCGCGACGCTGAACGCCCACGGGACCGAGCCGCCGCCCACGCCGCTCTCGCCGTATTACCCACAGCCTTCGGCGACGCCTGCGCAGACGGGCGGCGGGGCCCAGATCATCAGCCAGGCACCGGCCGCGGGCGGCGGAACGAACATCGCGCTTGCGCTATTTGCCGGGTTCGTAGCCCTCGGGCTTTTTGTCGTGGTCGCGGCAGCGGGAGTGATCTTTTTTCTGCGACCGACGTCGACCCCGACGGCGTCGCCCGCCCGCGCCCCGGCTGCGGGCGCAGGCGTGGCGCCCGCCAACGAACAACCAACGGAGCTCGGCGCCCGGAGTGGCAAGGGCTTCGACGGCCTCGGCGCAACCACGGTGGGCATGCGCATCCACCCCGCCGGCTGGAAGCTCGTCGGAGAGCCCATCAAGAACCTCGAGGGCACCTACACGTCGTCGCAGATGGAGATCAGCCGCGGCGTCGACAAGGGCACCGTCACGATCTACCGCTTCGACGACGAAGAAGAGGCGAAAAAGACCCAGAGCATCTTGCGGCAGAAGCGCGGCTCCGCGGTCGAGCGGCAGAGTGCGGCAATCATCGAGGTGCTGGTGCCTCAGAACGAGACCGAGGCGGCGAAGCTGTTGCAGTTGATCAAGGGTGCTTGA